The Acanthochromis polyacanthus isolate Apoly-LR-REF ecotype Palm Island chromosome 17, KAUST_Apoly_ChrSc, whole genome shotgun sequence genome has a window encoding:
- the LOC110972524 gene encoding NACHT, LRR and PYD domains-containing protein 12-like isoform X3, with amino-acid sequence MTSELLKNILDDLDDGELSTFQWFLQKTNNVRGLPAIKKSQLQTTDRCKTVDVMVQTYGDQRAVQVTRVVLEKIHRNDLLRRFSTSSSGPEDQTVPVPEPRPIRYYQQMLQSNFQDTFKVTTEGWDEDKQLLVDIYTDLYITAGRDVHVNTQHEVLQIENVWKRSDTETPIEPRDIFKHPSGKDIPIRTVLTNGIAGIGKTFLIHKFVLDWAEERTNQDVHLIFPFTFRTLNSLQGQEFCLAELIHFCIPETKDVTVEVLNYIFTALQSSGNSSYKKSRFKLLFVFDGLDESRLHLDFQVDQICSIDITKSTKIEVLLRELISGKLLRSARIWITTRPAAANQIPPNLINTTTELRGFTDPQKEEYFRKRFRDEEQSSSIISHMKKSRSLHIMCHIPVFCWITATVLEELLRSREGGDLPRTLTEMYAEFLIVQIDHTKEKYGPEKSIQYIKSLAKLAFKQLQKGNLIFYEKDLRESSINVSEASVYSGVFTQIFKAERRRKEKDKMFSFVHLSVQEFLAALHVNRTFIKSGINLLDEEQQTISCWSIHFRMKDHPAVFYQRAVDEALQSPNGHLDLFLRFLLGLSLPTNQDKLQELLKKSYSSSQTNQKTVQYMKKKIGEDVSAERIINLFHCLNELKDVSLVEEIQQSLRSGRLSTDKLSPAQWSALGFILLSSEEHLDVFDLKKYSASEEVLLRLLPVVKASKKVLLSGCNLSERSCGALSSVLSSQSSSVTELDLSNNNLQDSGVESLSAGLESPHCKLEALRLSGCNLSERSCGALSSVLSSQSSSVTELDLSNNNLQDSGVESLSAGLESPHCKLEALRLSGCNLSERSCGALSSVLSSQSSSVTELDLTNNNLQDSGVESLSAGLESPHCKLEALRLSGCLVTEEGCASLASALSFNTSNLRELDLSYNHPGDSGEKMLRAKVEDPHCRLETLRVTPAGVRWLTPGPWRYSCQLTVDTNTVHRNLKLSDNNRKVTRVEEDQLYPDHPDRFDRFQLLCQNGLTGRCYWEIEWRGDVEISVSYRGIRRRGHHDDCVFGRNDQSWSLICSDDGYYVRHNHSPTSISSSVSHRVSVYVDVPAGTLSFYRVSSDSLIHLHTFNTTFTQPLYPGFGFWFSLDSSVFLC; translated from the exons ATGACGTCAGAGCTCCTCAAAAACATCCTGGATGATCTGGATGATGGTGAGCTGTCTACATTCCAGTGGTTCCTGCAGAAGACCAACAATGTTCGAGGTCTCCCAGCCATCAAAAAAAGCCAACTACAGACAACAGACAGGTGTAAAACTGTAGATGTGATGGTGCAGACTTATGGAGATCAGAGAGCTGTGCAGGTGACCAGGGTGGTTTTAGAGAAGATCCACAGGAATGATCTCCTGCGGAGGTTTTCTACCAGCAGCTCAGGACCAGAAG ATCAGACTGTTCCGGTACCAGAACCACGTCCCATCAGATATTACCAACAGATGCTTCAGTCAAACTTTCAGGACACGTTTAAGGTTACAACAGAGGGATGGGATGAAGATAAGCAGCTTCTGGTTGATATCTACACAGATCTGTACATCACAGCTGGCCGGGACGTGCACGTCAACACACAGCATGAGGTCCTACAGATTGAGAATGTGTGGAAGCgatcagacacagagacaccaaTCGAACCCAGAGACATTTTCAAGCATCCTTCTGGAAAGGACATACCCATCAGAACAGTGCTGACCAATGGGATTGCAGGGATTGGAAAAACATTCCTCATTCACAAGTTTGTGTTGGACTGGGCAGAAGAAAGAACTAATCAAGACGTTCAtcttatttttccatttactttCCGTACCCTGAATTCACTGCAGGGACAAGAGTTTTGTTTGGCAGAGCTCATTCATTTCTGTATCCCAGAAACTAAAGACGTCACAGTGGAGGTTCTGAATTACATCTTTACAGCTCTGCAGTcatcaggaaacagcagctacaagaagagcagattcaaactgctgtttgtgtttgatggacTGGACGAGAGTCGCCTTCATCTGGACTTTCAGGTCGACCAGATTTGCTCCATTGACATAACAAAGTCAACAAAAATAGAAGTCCTGCTGAGGGAACTGATCAGTGGAAAACTGTTGCGCTCAGCTCGcatctggataaccacacggcctgcagcagccaatcagatccctccaaACCTCATCAACACTACAACAGAGCTCAGAGGGTTCactgacccacagaaggaggagtacttcaggaagagattcagagatgaggagcagtccagcagcatcatctcccacatgaagaagtcacgaagcctccacatcatgtgccacatcccagtgttctgctggatcactgctacagttctggaggagctgctgagaagcagagagggaggagatctgcccagaaccctgactgagatgtatgCAGAGTTTCTGATCGTTCAGATTgatcacacaaaagaaaagtacGGTCCTGAGAAGAGTATTCAGTACATTAAGTCATTAGCTAAACTGGCTTTTAAACAGCTGCAAAAGGGCAACTTGATCTTCTATGAGAAAGATCTGAGAGAAAGCAGCATCAACGTGAGtgaagcctcagtgtactcaggagtgttcacacagatcttcaAAGCAGAGCGAAGACGGAAAGAGAAAGACAAGATGTTCAGCTTCGTCCATCTaagcgttcaggagtttctggctgctcttcatgtaaATCGAACCTTTATCAAGTCTGGAATCAACCTGTTGGatgaagaacaacaaacaatatCCTGTTGGTCTATACACTTTAGAATGAAAGATCATCCAGCAGttttctaccagagagctgtggacgaggccttacagagtccaaatggacacctggacttgttcctgcgcttcctcctgggtctgtcactgccgaccaatcaggATAAACTGCAAGAGCTGCTGAAAAAGTCATACAGcagctcacagaccaatcagaaaacagtgcaGTACATGAAGAAAAAGATCGGTGAggatgtgtctgcagagagaatcatcaatctgttccactgtctgaatgaactgaaggatgtttctctagtggaggagatccaacagtccctgagatcaggacgtctgtccacagataaactgtctcctgctcagtggtcagctctgggcttcatcttactgtcatcagaagaacatctggatgtgtttgacctgaagaaatactctgcttcagaggaggttcttctgaggctgctgccagtggtcaaagcctccaagaaagtttt actgagtggctgtaatctgtcagagagaagctgtggagctctgtcctcagtcctcagctcccagtcctccagtgtgacagagctggacctgagtaacaacaacctgcaggattcaggagtggagagtctttctgctggactggagagtccacactgtaaactggaagctctcag actgagtggctgtaatctgtcagagagaagctgtggagctctgtcctcagtcctcagctcccagtcctccagtgtgacagagctggacctgagtaacaacaacctgcaggattcaggagtggagagtctttctgctggactggagagtccacactgtaaactggaagctctcag actgagtggctgtaatctgtcagagagaagctgtggagctctgtcctcagtcctcagctcccagtcctccagtgtgacagagctggacctgactaacaataacctgcaggattcaggagtggagagtctttctgctggactggagagtccacactgtaaactggaagctctcag gctgtcaggctgtctggtcacagaggaaggctgtgcttctctggcctcagctctgagcttcaacacctcaaatctgagagagctggacctgagctacaaccatccaggagactcaggagagaagatgctgagagctaaagtggaggatccacactgtagactggaaactctcag ggtgacgcctgctggagtccgatggttgacaccaggtccATGGAggt attcctgtcaactcacagtcgacacaaacacagtacacagaaacctcaaactgtctgacaacaacaggaaggtgacgcgtgtggaggaggatcagttgtatcctgatcatccagacaggtttgaccgttttcagctgctgtgtcaaaatggtctgactggtcgctgttactgggagaTCGAATGGAGAGGAGATGTTGaaatatcagtgagttacagaggaatcagaaggagAGGACACCATGATGACTGTGTGTTTGGAcgtaatgatcagtcctggagtctgatctgctctgatgATGGTTACTATGTCAGACACAATCACAGTCCAACATCCATCAgttcctcagtctctcacagagtttcagtttatgtggacgttcctgctggaactctgtccttctacagagtctcctctgactctctgatccacctccacaccttcaacaccacattcactcaacctctctatcctggatttgggttCTGGTTCTCATTAGAttcttcagtgtttctgtgctga
- the LOC110972524 gene encoding NACHT, LRR and PYD domains-containing protein 12-like isoform X2 — protein sequence MTSELLKNILDDLDDGELSTFQWFLQKTNNVRGLPAIKKSQLQTTDRCKTVDVMVQTYGDQRAVQVTRVVLEKIHRNDLLRRFSTSSSGPEDQTVPVPEPRPIRYYQQMLQSNFQDTFKVTTEGWDEDKQLLVDIYTDLYITAGRDVHVNTQHEVLQIENVWKRSDTETPIEPRDIFKHPSGKDIPIRTVLTNGIAGIGKTFLIHKFVLDWAEERTNQDVHLIFPFTFRTLNSLQGQEFCLAELIHFCIPETKDVTVEVLNYIFTALQSSGNSSYKKSRFKLLFVFDGLDESRLHLDFQVDQICSIDITKSTKIEVLLRELISGKLLRSARIWITTRPAAANQIPPNLINTTTELRGFTDPQKEEYFRKRFRDEEQSSSIISHMKKSRSLHIMCHIPVFCWITATVLEELLRSREGGDLPRTLTEMYAEFLIVQIDHTKEKYGPEKSIQYIKSLAKLAFKQLQKGNLIFYEKDLRESSINVSEASVYSGVFTQIFKAERRRKEKDKMFSFVHLSVQEFLAALHVNRTFIKSGINLLDEEQQTISCWSIHFRMKDHPAVFYQRAVDEALQSPNGHLDLFLRFLLGLSLPTNQDKLQELLKKSYSSSQTNQKTVQYMKKKIGEDVSAERIINLFHCLNELKDVSLVEEIQQSLRSGRLSTDKLSPAQWSALGFILLSSEEHLDVFDLKKYSASEEVLLRLLPVVKASKKVLLSGCNLSERSCGALSSVLSSQSSSVTELDLTNNNLQDSGVESLSAGLESPHCKLKALRLSGCNLSERSCGALSSVLSSQSSSVTELDLSNNNLQDSGVESLSAGLESPHCKLEALRLSGCNLSERSCGALSSVLSSQSSSVTELDLSNNNLQDSGVESLSAGLESPHCKLEALRLSGCLVTEEGCASLASALSFNTSNLRELDLSYNHPGDSGEKMLRAKVEDPHCRLETLRVTPAGVRWLTPGPWRYSCQLTVDTNTVHRNLKLSDNNRKVTRVEEDQLYPDHPDRFDRFQLLCQNGLTGRCYWEIEWRGDVEISVSYRGIRRRGHHDDCVFGRNDQSWSLICSDDGYYVRHNHSPTSISSSVSHRVSVYVDVPAGTLSFYRVSSDSLIHLHTFNTTFTQPLYPGFGFWFSLDSSVFLC from the exons ATGACGTCAGAGCTCCTCAAAAACATCCTGGATGATCTGGATGATGGTGAGCTGTCTACATTCCAGTGGTTCCTGCAGAAGACCAACAATGTTCGAGGTCTCCCAGCCATCAAAAAAAGCCAACTACAGACAACAGACAGGTGTAAAACTGTAGATGTGATGGTGCAGACTTATGGAGATCAGAGAGCTGTGCAGGTGACCAGGGTGGTTTTAGAGAAGATCCACAGGAATGATCTCCTGCGGAGGTTTTCTACCAGCAGCTCAGGACCAGAAG ATCAGACTGTTCCGGTACCAGAACCACGTCCCATCAGATATTACCAACAGATGCTTCAGTCAAACTTTCAGGACACGTTTAAGGTTACAACAGAGGGATGGGATGAAGATAAGCAGCTTCTGGTTGATATCTACACAGATCTGTACATCACAGCTGGCCGGGACGTGCACGTCAACACACAGCATGAGGTCCTACAGATTGAGAATGTGTGGAAGCgatcagacacagagacaccaaTCGAACCCAGAGACATTTTCAAGCATCCTTCTGGAAAGGACATACCCATCAGAACAGTGCTGACCAATGGGATTGCAGGGATTGGAAAAACATTCCTCATTCACAAGTTTGTGTTGGACTGGGCAGAAGAAAGAACTAATCAAGACGTTCAtcttatttttccatttactttCCGTACCCTGAATTCACTGCAGGGACAAGAGTTTTGTTTGGCAGAGCTCATTCATTTCTGTATCCCAGAAACTAAAGACGTCACAGTGGAGGTTCTGAATTACATCTTTACAGCTCTGCAGTcatcaggaaacagcagctacaagaagagcagattcaaactgctgtttgtgtttgatggacTGGACGAGAGTCGCCTTCATCTGGACTTTCAGGTCGACCAGATTTGCTCCATTGACATAACAAAGTCAACAAAAATAGAAGTCCTGCTGAGGGAACTGATCAGTGGAAAACTGTTGCGCTCAGCTCGcatctggataaccacacggcctgcagcagccaatcagatccctccaaACCTCATCAACACTACAACAGAGCTCAGAGGGTTCactgacccacagaaggaggagtacttcaggaagagattcagagatgaggagcagtccagcagcatcatctcccacatgaagaagtcacgaagcctccacatcatgtgccacatcccagtgttctgctggatcactgctacagttctggaggagctgctgagaagcagagagggaggagatctgcccagaaccctgactgagatgtatgCAGAGTTTCTGATCGTTCAGATTgatcacacaaaagaaaagtacGGTCCTGAGAAGAGTATTCAGTACATTAAGTCATTAGCTAAACTGGCTTTTAAACAGCTGCAAAAGGGCAACTTGATCTTCTATGAGAAAGATCTGAGAGAAAGCAGCATCAACGTGAGtgaagcctcagtgtactcaggagtgttcacacagatcttcaAAGCAGAGCGAAGACGGAAAGAGAAAGACAAGATGTTCAGCTTCGTCCATCTaagcgttcaggagtttctggctgctcttcatgtaaATCGAACCTTTATCAAGTCTGGAATCAACCTGTTGGatgaagaacaacaaacaatatCCTGTTGGTCTATACACTTTAGAATGAAAGATCATCCAGCAGttttctaccagagagctgtggacgaggccttacagagtccaaatggacacctggacttgttcctgcgcttcctcctgggtctgtcactgccgaccaatcaggATAAACTGCAAGAGCTGCTGAAAAAGTCATACAGcagctcacagaccaatcagaaaacagtgcaGTACATGAAGAAAAAGATCGGTGAggatgtgtctgcagagagaatcatcaatctgttccactgtctgaatgaactgaaggatgtttctctagtggaggagatccaacagtccctgagatcaggacgtctgtccacagataaactgtctcctgctcagtggtcagctctgggcttcatcttactgtcatcagaagaacatctggatgtgtttgacctgaagaaatactctgcttcagaggaggttcttctgaggctgctgccagtggtcaaagcctccaagaaagtttt actgagtggctgtaatctgtcagagagaagctgtggagctctgtcctcagtcctcagctcccagtcctccagtgtgacagagctggacctgactaacaacaacctgcaggattcaggagtggagagtctttctgctggactggagagtccacactgtaaactgaaagctctcag actgagtggctgtaatctgtcagagagaagctgtggagctctgtcctcagtcctcagctcccagtcctccagtgtgacagagctggacctgagtaacaacaacctgcaggattcaggagtggagagtctttctgctggactggagagtccacactgtaaactggaagctctcag actgagtggctgtaatctgtcagagagaagctgtggagctctgtcctcagtcctcagctcccagtcctccagtgtgacagagctggacctgagtaacaacaacctgcaggattcaggagtggagagtctttctgctggactggagagtccacactgtaaactggaagctctcag gctgtcaggctgtctggtcacagaggaaggctgtgcttctctggcctcagctctgagcttcaacacctcaaatctgagagagctggacctgagctacaaccatccaggagactcaggagagaagatgctgagagctaaagtggaggatccacactgtagactggaaactctcag ggtgacgcctgctggagtccgatggttgacaccaggtccATGGAggt attcctgtcaactcacagtcgacacaaacacagtacacagaaacctcaaactgtctgacaacaacaggaaggtgacgcgtgtggaggaggatcagttgtatcctgatcatccagacaggtttgaccgttttcagctgctgtgtcaaaatggtctgactggtcgctgttactgggagaTCGAATGGAGAGGAGATGTTGaaatatcagtgagttacagaggaatcagaaggagAGGACACCATGATGACTGTGTGTTTGGAcgtaatgatcagtcctggagtctgatctgctctgatgATGGTTACTATGTCAGACACAATCACAGTCCAACATCCATCAgttcctcagtctctcacagagtttcagtttatgtggacgttcctgctggaactctgtccttctacagagtctcctctgactctctgatccacctccacaccttcaacaccacattcactcaacctctctatcctggatttgggttCTGGTTCTCATTAGAttcttcagtgtttctgtgctga
- the LOC110972524 gene encoding NACHT, LRR and PYD domains-containing protein 3-like isoform X1, which translates to MTSELLKNILDDLDDGELSTFQWFLQKTNNVRGLPAIKKSQLQTTDRCKTVDVMVQTYGDQRAVQVTRVVLEKIHRNDLLRRFSTSSSGPEDQTVPVPEPRPIRYYQQMLQSNFQDTFKVTTEGWDEDKQLLVDIYTDLYITAGRDVHVNTQHEVLQIENVWKRSDTETPIEPRDIFKHPSGKDIPIRTVLTNGIAGIGKTFLIHKFVLDWAEERTNQDVHLIFPFTFRTLNSLQGQEFCLAELIHFCIPETKDVTVEVLNYIFTALQSSGNSSYKKSRFKLLFVFDGLDESRLHLDFQVDQICSIDITKSTKIEVLLRELISGKLLRSARIWITTRPAAANQIPPNLINTTTELRGFTDPQKEEYFRKRFRDEEQSSSIISHMKKSRSLHIMCHIPVFCWITATVLEELLRSREGGDLPRTLTEMYAEFLIVQIDHTKEKYGPEKSIQYIKSLAKLAFKQLQKGNLIFYEKDLRESSINVSEASVYSGVFTQIFKAERRRKEKDKMFSFVHLSVQEFLAALHVNRTFIKSGINLLDEEQQTISCWSIHFRMKDHPAVFYQRAVDEALQSPNGHLDLFLRFLLGLSLPTNQDKLQELLKKSYSSSQTNQKTVQYMKKKIGEDVSAERIINLFHCLNELKDVSLVEEIQQSLRSGRLSTDKLSPAQWSALGFILLSSEEHLDVFDLKKYSASEEVLLRLLPVVKASKKVLLSGCNLSERSCGALSSVLSSQSSSVTELDLTNNNLQDSGVESLSAGLESPHCKLKALRLSGCNLSERSCGALSSVLSSQSSSVTELDLSNNNLQDSGVESLSAGLESPHCKLEALRLSGCNLSERSCGALSSVLSSQSSSVTELDLSNNNLQDSGVESLSAGLESPHCKLEALRLSGCNLSERSCGALSSVLSSQSSSVTELDLTNNNLQDSGVESLSAGLESPHCKLEALRLSGCLVTEEGCASLASALSFNTSNLRELDLSYNHPGDSGEKMLRAKVEDPHCRLETLRVTPAGVRWLTPGPWRYSCQLTVDTNTVHRNLKLSDNNRKVTRVEEDQLYPDHPDRFDRFQLLCQNGLTGRCYWEIEWRGDVEISVSYRGIRRRGHHDDCVFGRNDQSWSLICSDDGYYVRHNHSPTSISSSVSHRVSVYVDVPAGTLSFYRVSSDSLIHLHTFNTTFTQPLYPGFGFWFSLDSSVFLC; encoded by the exons ATGACGTCAGAGCTCCTCAAAAACATCCTGGATGATCTGGATGATGGTGAGCTGTCTACATTCCAGTGGTTCCTGCAGAAGACCAACAATGTTCGAGGTCTCCCAGCCATCAAAAAAAGCCAACTACAGACAACAGACAGGTGTAAAACTGTAGATGTGATGGTGCAGACTTATGGAGATCAGAGAGCTGTGCAGGTGACCAGGGTGGTTTTAGAGAAGATCCACAGGAATGATCTCCTGCGGAGGTTTTCTACCAGCAGCTCAGGACCAGAAG ATCAGACTGTTCCGGTACCAGAACCACGTCCCATCAGATATTACCAACAGATGCTTCAGTCAAACTTTCAGGACACGTTTAAGGTTACAACAGAGGGATGGGATGAAGATAAGCAGCTTCTGGTTGATATCTACACAGATCTGTACATCACAGCTGGCCGGGACGTGCACGTCAACACACAGCATGAGGTCCTACAGATTGAGAATGTGTGGAAGCgatcagacacagagacaccaaTCGAACCCAGAGACATTTTCAAGCATCCTTCTGGAAAGGACATACCCATCAGAACAGTGCTGACCAATGGGATTGCAGGGATTGGAAAAACATTCCTCATTCACAAGTTTGTGTTGGACTGGGCAGAAGAAAGAACTAATCAAGACGTTCAtcttatttttccatttactttCCGTACCCTGAATTCACTGCAGGGACAAGAGTTTTGTTTGGCAGAGCTCATTCATTTCTGTATCCCAGAAACTAAAGACGTCACAGTGGAGGTTCTGAATTACATCTTTACAGCTCTGCAGTcatcaggaaacagcagctacaagaagagcagattcaaactgctgtttgtgtttgatggacTGGACGAGAGTCGCCTTCATCTGGACTTTCAGGTCGACCAGATTTGCTCCATTGACATAACAAAGTCAACAAAAATAGAAGTCCTGCTGAGGGAACTGATCAGTGGAAAACTGTTGCGCTCAGCTCGcatctggataaccacacggcctgcagcagccaatcagatccctccaaACCTCATCAACACTACAACAGAGCTCAGAGGGTTCactgacccacagaaggaggagtacttcaggaagagattcagagatgaggagcagtccagcagcatcatctcccacatgaagaagtcacgaagcctccacatcatgtgccacatcccagtgttctgctggatcactgctacagttctggaggagctgctgagaagcagagagggaggagatctgcccagaaccctgactgagatgtatgCAGAGTTTCTGATCGTTCAGATTgatcacacaaaagaaaagtacGGTCCTGAGAAGAGTATTCAGTACATTAAGTCATTAGCTAAACTGGCTTTTAAACAGCTGCAAAAGGGCAACTTGATCTTCTATGAGAAAGATCTGAGAGAAAGCAGCATCAACGTGAGtgaagcctcagtgtactcaggagtgttcacacagatcttcaAAGCAGAGCGAAGACGGAAAGAGAAAGACAAGATGTTCAGCTTCGTCCATCTaagcgttcaggagtttctggctgctcttcatgtaaATCGAACCTTTATCAAGTCTGGAATCAACCTGTTGGatgaagaacaacaaacaatatCCTGTTGGTCTATACACTTTAGAATGAAAGATCATCCAGCAGttttctaccagagagctgtggacgaggccttacagagtccaaatggacacctggacttgttcctgcgcttcctcctgggtctgtcactgccgaccaatcaggATAAACTGCAAGAGCTGCTGAAAAAGTCATACAGcagctcacagaccaatcagaaaacagtgcaGTACATGAAGAAAAAGATCGGTGAggatgtgtctgcagagagaatcatcaatctgttccactgtctgaatgaactgaaggatgtttctctagtggaggagatccaacagtccctgagatcaggacgtctgtccacagataaactgtctcctgctcagtggtcagctctgggcttcatcttactgtcatcagaagaacatctggatgtgtttgacctgaagaaatactctgcttcagaggaggttcttctgaggctgctgccagtggtcaaagcctccaagaaagtttt actgagtggctgtaatctgtcagagagaagctgtggagctctgtcctcagtcctcagctcccagtcctccagtgtgacagagctggacctgactaacaacaacctgcaggattcaggagtggagagtctttctgctggactggagagtccacactgtaaactgaaagctctcag actgagtggctgtaatctgtcagagagaagctgtggagctctgtcctcagtcctcagctcccagtcctccagtgtgacagagctggacctgagtaacaacaacctgcaggattcaggagtggagagtctttctgctggactggagagtccacactgtaaactggaagctctcag actgagtggctgtaatctgtcagagagaagctgtggagctctgtcctcagtcctcagctcccagtcctccagtgtgacagagctggacctgagtaacaacaacctgcaggattcaggagtggagagtctttctgctggactggagagtccacactgtaaactggaagctctcag actgagtggctgtaatctgtcagagagaagctgtggagctctgtcctcagtcctcagctcccagtcctccagtgtgacagagctggacctgactaacaataacctgcaggattcaggagtggagagtctttctgctggactggagagtccacactgtaaactggaagctctcag gctgtcaggctgtctggtcacagaggaaggctgtgcttctctggcctcagctctgagcttcaacacctcaaatctgagagagctggacctgagctacaaccatccaggagactcaggagagaagatgctgagagctaaagtggaggatccacactgtagactggaaactctcag ggtgacgcctgctggagtccgatggttgacaccaggtccATGGAggt attcctgtcaactcacagtcgacacaaacacagtacacagaaacctcaaactgtctgacaacaacaggaaggtgacgcgtgtggaggaggatcagttgtatcctgatcatccagacaggtttgaccgttttcagctgctgtgtcaaaatggtctgactggtcgctgttactgggagaTCGAATGGAGAGGAGATGTTGaaatatcagtgagttacagaggaatcagaaggagAGGACACCATGATGACTGTGTGTTTGGAcgtaatgatcagtcctggagtctgatctgctctgatgATGGTTACTATGTCAGACACAATCACAGTCCAACATCCATCAgttcctcagtctctcacagagtttcagtttatgtggacgttcctgctggaactctgtccttctacagagtctcctctgactctctgatccacctccacaccttcaacaccacattcactcaacctctctatcctggatttgggttCTGGTTCTCATTAGAttcttcagtgtttctgtgctga